Proteins encoded by one window of Halichondria panicea chromosome 8, odHalPani1.1, whole genome shotgun sequence:
- the LOC135340309 gene encoding potassium channel subfamily T member 1-like, whose amino-acid sequence MDLDDNWDTQSGIAQEDEDDPFPGTSEEGPHFRIRDVFTSHHSDSGYDHGVPVDVTHYIQDKSLRHRLVLLSLSNSKLGIRMLLLRAIFMLLGCLLYVAETVYYDYFTANGAGLYQESLNTTDTLEIIAVQARAVVLLTEDKPYVLWALQVLVSLVNLCNALSVLYVTSGVTWQSALRTLSPSIALTLVLPLLYLLTLFYPPILRNLFIPSFFYCFPARLCFSTAILQALQRSTQSRPSTFRLKMITLTSMFLCFLFTWTCILHHFFRIDAQHTLFETYYFVMVTMSTVGYGDIVPRHWTGQFLVTIFVLSALLFLIPQLQAVYEAFTLQQTLHNTVSFKDRGRGHILICSQALRPLVLRDFLTEFYSDLANYDVHCVVMVEKELSSISQMYLRHPVWAKRITVLIGSPLKSSDLARARAHVSLSCFIHTPRDKGDGIEADHHSIMCAWAIKDFAPKVKLYVQILHPDNRLHLADVANSVVCEGELRSALLASNSICPGISTLVTLLLHTFKPEQRRLSSEEYQLYAKCAPCEIYDSQLGDSKYFHHFEGKNFLYTAVVAFRKYNVTLLGVRSHGTGELLLNPSLEYIMHQDDICYYIGFTREEYSKVGGATSINHALQGTCAKLAIYSMISAGIDPYTLNERAAVDVHASNETLNSDSSIDGDPVTFFITEASEPSLNTEQQKTTLETRRGLHLFKYLSDIEPTAIPVVKINIASSDTNLQHSTGDNSSVSSHGYHMTHEPVAMETSHHPHAFHKQVSEPHFKSHFRLSHDQRRLSHDHGLLKPALPIIRERSVSESSGLPLLKRSHSDMSVAVDQVLYSSELELVNSTSRLNRVPEVPPTHPQRFHFPHFHHLGRSSSRTSMASLREEVVELDLADINEEAELEELEDGLCDEASSEGRSPSPNPLHHHDNRPKYWKGQVPNTPYFGFETQKCHLVHEKRCHDDLAAGIGDLERGLSIVYSPRVSDDLYHFILPLRAANLPSSSLKPLVVMVNSQLPPEFLDTIAWLPLVYYLRGHVSDVNHWLRAGITLADSAVILRDPVLHNSDNDEHYADSSHIMAVQKLTNLFPHVSIVTELHYRYNFRFMRFTDCDHHFMGNFKSLLRKGDHLTYLFVPQFAGGRVFCPSMLDTLLYQAHVKPYIVELMRQLLGCKAEEDSGYLWHVPLTPDLLCLETYERVFQRLVSQHRYIPLGIHRTIPEGHCVYLKCDVMSSGEPEAMGERVASFLNARMEALGLSDLPTAQSKAVNSQSFVLPNPPPKTKLKPNDIILVIHPAHHHSHPPPHSPDHTPQTTPTTATPTKQQQFSPTKDNNCMHISVPIECHVKV is encoded by the exons ATGGATCTGGATGATAACTGGGACACACAAAGTGGCATCG CTCAAGAAGATGAAGATGATCCTTTCCCTGGTACCTCAGAGGAAGGTCCACACTTTAGGATTCGTGATGTGTTTACCTCTCATCATTCAGACTCTGGCTATGACCAcgg ggtCCCAGTGGATGTGACACACTATATCCAGGACAAGAGCCTTCGACACAGACTGGTCTTATTGTCGTTGAGCAACAGCAAGTTAG GTATACGTATGCTCTTGTTGAGGGCAATATTCATGCTCCTAGGCTGTCTCCTGTATGTGGCAGAGACTGTGTACTATGATTACTTCACTGCTAATGGTGCTGGACTATATCAGGAAAGCCTGAACACAACTGACACACTGGAGATCATCGCAGTGCA GGCACGAGCCGTGGTGCTACTCACTGAGGATAAGCCCTACGTTCTATGGGCTCTGCAA GTTCTGGTATCACTTGTAAATCTCTGCAATGCTCTCTCCGTGCTCTACGTTACATCA GGAGTGACCTGGCAGTCTGCCTTGCGCACACTGTCCCCCTCTATTGCCCTCACACTGGTCCTCCCACTGCTATATCTGCTGACTCTATTCTATCCTCCTATTCTGAGGAACTTGTTCATCCCTTCCTTCTTCTACTGTTTTCCTGCCCGGCTTTGCTTCAGTACAGCTATACTCCAGGCATTGCAACGCAGCACTCAGAGCAGACCAAGCACATTCAGACTAAAGATGATCACACTAACATCCATGTTCCTCTGCTTCTTGTTTACTTG GACATGCATACTACACCACTTCTTCCGTATTGATGCCCAACACACTCTCTTTGAGACCTACTACTTCGTCATGGTAACCATGAGCACAGTCGGCTATGGAGACATCGTCCCTAGACATTGGACTGGGCAGTTCCTTGTCACCATCTTTGTATTGTCTGCCCTACTGTTCCTCATCCCTCAGTTACAAGCAGTGTATGAGGCATTCACATTACAACAAACACTACACAACACAGTCAGCTTCAAGGATCGTGGGCGTGGGCATATCCTCATCTGCTCTCAAGCACTCAGGCCTTTAGTTCTGAGGGACTTCCTAACAGAGTTTTACTCTGACCTTGCCAATTAT GATGTGCATTGTGTTGTCATGGTGGAGAAGGAGTTAAGCTCTATATCTCAGATGTATTTGCGTCACCCAGTGTGGGCTAAACGCATCACTGTCTTGATAGGCAGTCCACTAAAGAGTTCAGATCTAGCCAGAGCACGAGCACATGTGTCACTAAGCTGctttatacacacacccaGAGACAAGGGTGATGGCATTGAGGCA GACCACCACTCCATCATGTGTGCTTGGGCTATCAAGGACTTTGCACCCAAGGTCAAACTGTATGTACAAATCCTCCATCCTGACAATAGACTGCATCTTGCTGACGTGGCAAATTCTGTTGTGTGTGAAGGAGAACTACGCAGCGCTTTGTTGGCTTCCAATTCCATATGCCCAGGAATCAGCACTCTA gtgacTCTATTATTGCACACGTTCAAGCCAGAGCAACGTCGGCTATCTAGTGAGGAATACCAACTCTACGCAAAGTGTGCTCCGTGTGAGATCTATGACAGTCAGTTAGGGGACAGCAAATACTTCCATCACTTCGAGGGAAAGAACTTCCTCTACACTGCAGTGGTGGCATTCAGAAA atACAATGTGACTTTGCTGGGGGTCAGAAGTCATGGAACAGGGGAGCTGCTACTCAACCCAAGCCTCGAGTATATTATGCATCAAGATGATATCTGTTACTACATTGGCTTTACGAGAGAGGAATACAGTAAGGTGGGAGGGGCCACATCGATAAACCACGCCCTTCAAGGAACATGTGCTAAATTGGCCATATATTCCATGATTAGTGCTGGGATAGACCCATACACACTCAACGAGAGAGCAGCTGTCGATGTCCACGCTAGTAATGAAACACTCAACTCTGATAGTAGCATCGATGGTGACCCTGTGACCTTCTTTATAACTGAAGCCAGTGAACCGTCGCTCAACACAGAGCAGCAGAAGACCACTCTCGAGACAAGAAGGGGATTGCATCTATTCAAGTATTTATCAGATATTGAACCTACTGCAATACCTGTAGTCAAGATCAACATAGCCTCTAGTGATACGAACTTGCAACATTCGACTGGCGACAACAGTTCCGTCAGCTCACATggctatcacatgacacacgAACCAGTTGCTATGGAGACATCACATCACCCTCACGCTTTTCACAAACAAGTTTCTGAACCTCATTTCAAGTCCCATTTTCgattatcacatgaccagcgtagattatcacatgaccacgGATTGTTGAAACCTGCTCTACCCATCATTCGTGAGCGTTCAGTATCTGAGAGCTCTGGACTACCACTATTAAAGCGTTCCCATAGCGACATGTCAGTAGCAGTGGATCAAGTGCTCTATTCCAGCGAACTAGAACTAGTCAATTCCACAAGTCGTTTGAACCGTGTACCCGAGgtcccgcccactcaccccCAACGCTTCCACTTCCCACACTTTCATCATCTAGGGAGGTCTTCAAGTCGCACCAGTATGGCTAGTCTGAGGGAAGAGGTGGTTGAGCTAGACCTGGCGGACATTAATGAAGAAGCTGAGTTGGAGGAGCTAGAAGATGGATTGTGTGATGAAGCTTCCTCTGAAGGTCGCTCCCCTTCTCCTAACCCCCTCCATCACCATGATAACAGACCTaa GTACTGGAAAGGTCAAGTACCTAACACTCCGTACTTTGGGTTTGAGACTCAGAAGTGTCATCTTGTGCATGAGAAGCGTTGCCATGACGACTTGGCAGCGGGTATTGGTGACCTAGAGCGTGGTTTGTCTATAGTGTACTCACCGCGTGTGTCCGATGATTTGTATCACTTCATACTTCCTTTGAGAGCAGCCAACCTTCCCTCTAGTAGCCTCAAGCCTTTAGTGGTCATGGTCAACTCTCA actgccgCCAGAGTTCCTGGACACCATTGCTTGGCTCCCTCTAGTCTACTATCTCAGAGGACATGTATCAGA TGTCAACCATTGGTTGAGGGCTGGCATCACTCTAGCAGACTCTGCTGTTATACTCCGTGATCCAGTGTTGCATAACTCTGATAATGATGAGCATTACGCTGACTCTAGTCATATCATGGCTGTGCAGAAACTGACCAACCTCTTCCCTCATGTCAGCATTGTCACAGAGTTACATTATCGTTACAATTTTCGCTTCATGAGGTTCACTGATTGTGACCATCACTTCATGGGAAACTTCAAGTCTCTG CTGCGTAAAGGTGATCACCTCACTTACCTGTTTGTGCCTCAGTTTGCTGGAGGAAGAGTCTTCTGTCCCAGTATGTTGGACACGCTCCTGTACCAG gcTCATGTAAAGCCGTACATTGTTGAGCTGATGAGGCAGTTGTTGGGTTGCAAGGCAGAGGAGGATAGTGGCTACCTGTGGCATGTCCCCCTCACTCCGGACCTCCTGTGTCTGGAGACGTACGAGAGAGTGTTCCAACGCTTGGTCTCTCAACATCGCTACATTCCCCTCGGTATCCACCGGACCATCCCAGAGGGACACTGTGTATACCTCAAG tgtgatgTAATGTCCAGTGGTGAGCCCGAGGCAATGGGGGAGAGAGTGGCGAGCTTCCTCAATGCTCGAATGGAAGCTCTTGGACTTTCAGACTTGCCAA cAGCGCAGAGCAAAGCTGTTAACAGTCAGTCGTTTGTGTTGCCAAATCCTCCACCAAAGACGAAGCTGAAACCCAATGACATAAT ACTGGTGATCCATCCCGCCCACCACCACTCACAcccgcccccacactcacCAGACCACACCCCACAGACCACACCTAccacagccacacccactaagcAGCAGCAATTCTCCCCTACTAAGGACAATAACTGTATGCATATTTCTGTGCCCATTGAATGTCATGTGAAAGTTTAG
- the LOC135340311 gene encoding LOW QUALITY PROTEIN: sphingosine-1-phosphate lyase 1-like (The sequence of the model RefSeq protein was modified relative to this genomic sequence to represent the inferred CDS: deleted 2 bases in 2 codons): MAKLGLRYKVGVHVDSCLGGFVVPFMEEAGFEMDPFDFRVEGVTSISADTHKYGFAPKGTSVIMYSSKSIRRMQYFVASDWTGGVYATPSIVGSRAGSLIAATWATLLYMGRNGYMESTKKIVTTNRKIAAELSRVHVYVLGSPKVNVVGVASKEFDILFRVYEKLIERGWHINGLQFPSSIHLCVTMLHTKDGVVDKSVRDVSKVVAQVASDPKAACGGVGAMYGVSQTIPDRSVINEIAEGFIDILYKC; encoded by the exons ATGGCTAAGCTTGGACTACGATACAAAGTTGGTGTTCACGTGGATTCTTGTTTGGGTGGTTTTGTTGTACCCTTCATGGAAGAAGCTGGCTTTGAAATGGACCCTTTTGACTTTCGTGTTGAGGGCGTGACGAGTATCTCCGCTGATACGCACAAGTATGGCTTTGCTCCCAAAGGAACTTCTGTCATCATGTATTCGAGTAAATCTATTCGTCGCATGCAGTATTTCGTGGCTTCTGATTGGACAGGAGGAGTGTATGCCACGCCCTCTATC GTGGGTAGTAGAGCGGGAAGCCTCATAGCTGCCACGTGGGCTACTCTACTGTACATGGGACGCAATGGTTACATGGAATCAACCAAAAAGATTGTGACAACCAATCGAAAGATTGCAGCCGAGCTCAgcagagtacatgtatacgttcTTGGGAGTCCAAAGGTCAAtgttgtgggtgtggcttcaaAAGaatttgacata ttatttcgcGTGTATGAGAAGTTGATTGAGCGTGGTTGGCATATCAATGGTCTGCAGTTTCCATCAAGCATTCACTTGTGTGTGACAATGCTACACACTAAAGATGGAGTGGTTGACAAGTCTGTGCGTGATGTGTCTAAAGTGGTGGCTCAAGTGGCCAGTGACCCCAAGGCTGCGTGTGGAGGTGTGGGGGCCATGTATGGTGTCTCTCAAACCATACCAGATAGATCTGTCATCAATGAAATAGCTGAGGGTTTCATTGATATCCTCTACAAGTGCTGA